In Pelecanus crispus isolate bPelCri1 chromosome Z, bPelCri1.pri, whole genome shotgun sequence, the following are encoded in one genomic region:
- the PDE4D gene encoding 3',5'-cyclic-AMP phosphodiesterase 4D isoform X6, whose amino-acid sequence MPEANYLLSVSWGYIKFKRMLNRELTHLSEMSRSGNQVSEYISNTFLDKQHEVEIPSPTQKEKEKKKRPMSQISGVKKLMHSSSLTNSSIPRFGVKTDQEDVLAKELEDVNKWGLQVFRVAELSGNRPLTVIMHTIFQERDLLKTFKIPVDTLITYLMTLEDHYHADVAYHNNIHAADVVQSTHVLLSTPALEAVFTDLEILAAIFASAIHDVDHPGVSNQFLINTNSELALMYNDSSVLENHHLAVGFKLLQEENCDIFQNLTKKQRQSLRKMVIDIVLATDMSKHMNLLADLKTMVETKKVTSSGVLLLDNYSDRIQVLQNMVHCADLSNPTKPLHLYRQWTDRIMEEFFRQGDRERERGMEISPMCDKHNASVEKSQVGFIDYIVHPLWETWADLVHPDAQDILDTLEDNREWYQSTIPQSPSPAADDQEEGRQGQTEKFQFELTLEEDGESDTEKDSGSQVEEDTSCSDSKTLCTQDSESTEIPLDEQVGEEVEEEENQTEPCVVEDHSPDT is encoded by the exons ACAAACAACATGAAGTTGAAATCCCTTCTCcgacacagaaagagaaagagaaaaagaagaggccGATGTCCCAGATCAGTGGAGTCAAAAAACTGATGCACAGCTCCAGCCTAACTAATTCCAGTATTCCCAGATTTGGAGTTAAAACAGACCAAGAAGATGTTCTTGCCAAG GAACTAGAAGATGTGAACAAATGGGGCCTTCAGGTTTTCAGAGTAGCAGAGTTGTCTGGAAACAGACCTTTGACAGTCATCATGCACACCATTTTTCAG gaACGGGActtgttaaaaacatttaagattCCAGTAGACACTTTAATAACTTACTTGATGACCCTAGAAGACCATTACCATGCAGATGTGGCATATCACAATAACATACATGCTGCAGATGTTGTTCAGTCAACTCATGTCCTGCTATCAACCCCGGCATTAGAG GCAGTGTTCACTGATTTGGAGATTCTTGCAGCAATTTTTGCCAGTGCAATACATGATGTAGATCATCCTGGGGTTTCAAACCAGTTTCTTATCAACACAA ATTCTGAACTTGCCTTGATGTACAATGACTCATCAGTACTGGAGAATCATCACTTAGCTGTGGGGTTCaagctgctgcaggaagaaaattgtGACATTTTCCAGAATTTGACAAAAAAACAGAGGCAATCATTGAGGAAAATGGTCATTGACATT gTACTTGCAACAGACATGTCTAAGCATATGAATCTACTGGCTGATTTAAAAACTATGGTTGAAACCAAAAAAGTGACCAGTTCTGGTGTCCTACTTCTTGATAACTATTCAGACAGGATTCAG GTTCTCCAGAATATGGTGCACTGTGCAGATCTAAGCAATCCAACCAAACCACTCCATCTCTACCGCCAATGGACAGACAGAATAATGGAGGAATTTTTCCGTCAGGGAGATCgggaaagagagaggggaatGGAGATAAGTCCCATGTGTGATAAGCACAATGCATCTGTAGAAAAATCACAG GTGGGTTTTATAGACTACATTGTTCATCCTCTGTGGGAGACATGGGCAGATCTTGTTCACCCAGATGCCCAGGATATCTTGGATACACTGGAGGACAATCGAGAGTGGTACCAGAGCACAATCCCTCAAAgtccctctcctgcagctgaTGACCAGGAAGAGGGTAGGCAGGGCCAAACTGAAAAATTCCAGTTTGAACTAACACTGGAGGAAGACGGTGAGTCAGACACCGAAAAGGACAGTGGAAGTCAAGTAGAAGAAGACACCAGCTGCAGTGACTCCAAGACTCTTTGCACCCAGGATTCAGAATCCACTGAAATTCCTCTTGATGAGCAAGTAGGGGAAGAAGTAGAAGAGGAGGAGAACCAGACAGAACCTTGTGTGGTAGAAGACCATTCTCCTGACACATAA